One part of the Nymphaea colorata isolate Beijing-Zhang1983 unplaced genomic scaffold, ASM883128v2 scaffold0288, whole genome shotgun sequence genome encodes these proteins:
- the LOC116244737 gene encoding uncharacterized protein LOC116244737 → MPLTQERAEARGLAIKRGTIFYDFHVALNSENYSGFSEISFELLSIPTELPVDFSGKATGVVINGHKAEVKAEEGFLFLDVGLLRVGHNTVGVHYTNSYNNDGSGCVSFVDVDKKQYIYTQFEPYYANRVFACFDQPDLKAKMRLYVISPASWKKVLSNEYAVVEDTLDVYKYYWNTHTHFQGEVKTFLEGKEGRMTIFPETKLLPTYLFCYVAGTRSFHLRNHHRINEFFESFFGYKYAFNKYDQIFAHEYKWGAMENAGIVTFNDLYIFKEKVSTERKLGLANTISHELAHHWFGNLVTMKWWDDLWLNESFADFISHSVGEDQGKRAHSQVREQYGFFPATQGMGIPRRHDDYYSPNPWPSCQYQRC, encoded by the exons aTGCCACTCACCCAAGAAAGAGCTGAAGCCCGCGGTCTTGCCATCAAGCGCGGAACCATCTTCTACGACTTCCACGTCGCCCTCAACAGCGAAAACTACTCCGGATTCTCAGAAATCTCGTTTGAGCTGCTAAGCATCCCCACCGAATTGCCCGTCGACTTCTCAGGCAAAGCCACCGGAGTCGTCATCAACGGACACAAGGCTGAGGTCAAGGCTGAAGAAGGATTCCTGTTCCTCGATGTCGGCCTGCTGAGAGTGGGCCACAACACAGTGGGCGTCCATTACACTAACAGCTACAACAACGACGGTAGCGGTTGCGTGAGTTTCGTCGATGTCGACAAAAAGCAATACATCTACACTCAGTTCGAGCCCTACTACGCCAACAGAGTCTTCGCCTGCTTCGACCAGCCTGACCTCAAAGCCAAGATGCGCCTCTACGTCATCAGTCCAGCCAGCTGGAAAAAAGTTCTCTCCAACGAGTATGCTGTGGTGGAAGATACCCTCGACGTCTACAAGTACTATTGGAACACTCATACTCACTTCCAAGGAGAGGTCAAGACCTTCCTGgaaggaaaagagggaagaatGACCATTTTCCCCGAAACTAAGCTCCTCCCCACCTACCTTTTCTGCTACGTTGCTG GAACTCGCTCCTTTCATCTTCGAAATCACCATAGAATCAATGAGTTCTTCGAGAGTTTCTTCGGATATAAATACGCCTTCAACAAGTACGACCAAATCTTCGCCCACGAGTACAAGTGGGGTGCTATGGAGAACGCAGGCATCGTCACCTTCAACGATCTATACATCTTCAAGGAGAAGGTTTCAACCGAACGCAAGCTTGGCCTTGCTAACACTATCTCCCACGAACTGGCCCACCATTGGTTCGGCAATCTGGTCACCATGAAGTGGTGGGACGATCTATGGCTCAACGAAAGCTTCGCTGACTTCATTTCCCATTCTGTTGGAGAAGATCAAGGGAAACGTGCACACTCTCAAGTACGAGAGCAGTATGGCTTCTTTCCTGCAACGCAAGGGATGGGGATACCACGAAGACATGATGATTACTACTCACCCAATCCGTGGCCCAGTTGCCAATACCAGCGTTGCTGA
- the LOC116244741 gene encoding 40S ribosomal protein S18-like — protein sequence MSLIIEDAENTFKHIHRILNTNIDGKRTIPFALDKIKGVGRRFGFLICKILRINPKLRAGELTETQCDAIANLINDPEGHGVPRWFLNRQRDYKEGKNLQVASNVLETKLREDVERLFKIRSNRGLRHKWGLKVRGQHTKTTGRRGKTVGVERKKK from the coding sequence ATGTCATTGATCATCGAAGACGCTGAGAACACCTTCAAGCACATCCATCGTATCCTCAACACCAACATCGACGGAAAGCGTACAATTCCCTTCGCTCTTGACAAGATCAAGGGAGTTGGTCGTCGCTTCGGCTTCCTCATCTGCAAGATCCTCCGCATCAATCCCAAACTCAGAGCCGGTGAGCTCACCGAAACCCAGTGCGATGCCATCGCCAACCTCATCAACGACCCCGAAGGCCACGGCGTCCCCAGATGGTTCCTCAACAGACAGAGGGACTACAAGGAGGGCAAGAACCTCCAGGTCGCCTCCAACGTCCTCGAAACCAAACTCAGAGAAGACGTCGAGAGACTCTTCAAGATCAGGAGCAACAGAGGTCTCAGACACAAGTGGGGACTCAAGGTGAGAGGTCAGCACACCAAGACCAccggaagaagaggaaagaccGTCGGTGtcgagagaaagaaaaagtga
- the LOC116244738 gene encoding uncharacterized protein LOC116244738: protein MEGSSEKKKFEDMRRALEDKNYEIIKSIGKGAFGEVMLARHTNDFIIIIMEYCEQGNLLTYQSKLPGKVFPLKHASKVVVEVMKALKCIHEKNFIHRDIKSENVLLKKEGNELTYKIADFGFARSIGGVGAKTHCGTEKYMAPEIISNSYYGISVDIWALGVLFYFMLSRHEGRDPAQVQQPAFSLAATLTKKDKLKDQAAELEDFFKRIFVVDSKKRMTFSNIVKHPLFLEYENEFKDNIVFYKKLEKVEEYKKDEVTGEEYGMDSEMEPEDESRTHLLKKKECAVELFDNYASYLTYAERLAAKFYLLKAYLFYSDPLLHDLSSNKLPESLEEVNIEGKRWAECTKTPEYKKFLGKLEEENMKAHLMFEDTYSEVNVVLKDMPIKNF from the exons ATGGAGGGGAGTTCCGAGAAGAAGAAATTCGAGGACATGCGTCGCGCTCTGGAGGACAAGAACTACGAGATAATAAAATCGATCGGTAAGGGCGCCTTCGGAGAGGTGATGCTGGCGCGGCACA CCAACGatttcatcatcattatcatggAGTACTGCGAGCAGGGCAACCTCCTCACCTACCAGTCCAAGCTGCCAGGCAAGGTCTTCCCCCTCAAGCATGCCTCCAAGGTCGTCGTCGAAGTCATGAAAGCCCTCAAGTGCATCCACGAGAAGAACTTCATACACAGGGACATCAAGTCCGAAAACGTACTCCTCAAGAAGGAAGGAAACGAACTCACCTATAAAATCGCAGATTTCGGCTTCGCCAGGTCCATCGGAGGAGTCGGCGCCAAGACCCACTGCGGAACTGAGAAGTATATGGCGCCTGAAATCATCAGCAACTCCTACTACGGCATCTCGGTCGACATCTGGGCGCTGGGCGTGCTCTTCTACTTCATGCT GTCACGACATGAAGGCCGAGATCCAGCGCAGGTGCAGCAACCCGCCTTCAGTCTGGCGGCCACGCTCACCAAGAAGGACAAGCTGAAGGACCAGGCAGCGGAGCTGGAGGACTTCTTCAAGCGCATCTTCGTGGTGGACAGCAAGAAGCGCATGACCTTCTCCAACATCGTGAAGCACCCGCTCTTCCTGGAGTACGAGAACGAGTTCAAGGACAACATCGTCTTCTACAAGAAGCTGGAGAAGGTGGAGGAGTACAAGAAGGACGAAGTGACTGGCGAGGAGTACGGCATGGACAGCGAGATGGAGCCTGAGGACGAGTCGCGCACCCATCTCCTCAAGAAAAAG GAGTGCGCCGTGGAACTGTTCGACAACTATGCCTCCTACCTCACCTACGCAGAACGACTCGCCGCCAAGTTCTACCTCCTCAAGGCCTACCTCTTCTACTCGGACCCCCTCCTGCACGACCTCTCCTCCAACAAACTCCCAGAGTCGCTGGAGGAGGTCAACATCGAGGGCAAGAGGTGGGCGGAGTGCACGAAGACACCCGAGTACAAGAAGTTCTTGGGGAAGCTGGAGGAGGAGAACATGAAGGCGCACCTGATGTTCGAGGACACCTACAGCGAGGTGAACGTGGTGCTGAAGGATATGCCGATCAAGAACTTCTAA
- the LOC116244739 gene encoding uncharacterized protein LOC116244739 — protein sequence MKKINNEVHKNLLSSEIEVLKSLKNSDNILEVYDIYNTKNNTYIITELCDGGDLSKFISGKRTLAEPEAVALMNQVINGYNNMQTRGIIHRDLKPANIFLKNSEVKIADFGFAMKHTDCRKYSSYNVGSPVYMPPEALNENKYSFKSDIWALGVIYYEMLTGKTPWRAKTEKELASGHQRTHEPEEVQRFTLNCDKVSVGRGLYSTENSIFDGKNNHIRRGGERQHETSLNKNSITNTANFKKLALLQTNEDFKMNKFTLPKTAATVTSNKTDHYIPPPHSNKTINDLPLTQKDISHPLREASCLPPPEPAYDRKLLAKQLLSQIHLCRFMYKLIMRMGDRLSQQRNDELAALKDSLTGAIFEKLAEVEELKLLPAKLAADFKDSPDFAKIAQIIQQYLAKYRKDLAGFAEARASVAR from the exons atgaagaagatcaacaaCGAAGTGCACAAGAATTTGCTCTCCTCAGAAATAGAAGTCCTAAAATCGCTCAAGAACAGCGACAACATCCTCGAGGTCTATGACATCTATAACACCAAAAATAACACATACATCATCACCGAGCTCTGCGACGGCGGCGACCTCTCCAAGTTCATCTCCGGAAAGCGGACGCTCGCCGAACCGGAAGCGGTCGCACTCATGAACCAGGTGATCAATGGATACAACAACATGCAGACCCGCGGAATAATCCACCGCGACCTGAAGCCAGCCAACATTTTCCTCAAGAACAGCGAAGTCAAAATCGCAGACTTCGGCTTCGCGATGAAGCACACTGACTGCAGGAAATACTCGTCCTACAACGTGGGATCGCCCGTCTACATGCCTCCCGAAGCACTCAACGAAAACAAGTACAGCTTCAAGAGCGACATCTGGGCGCTCGGAGTCATCTACTACGAGATGCTGACTGGCAAAACGCCATGGAGGGCAAAGACTGAGAAGGAATTGGCCAG TGGACATCAACGAACGCATGAGCCGGAAGAGGTGCAGCGGTTCACGCTCAACTGCGATAAGGTGAGCGTGGGGAGGGGGCTCTACTCGACGGAAAACTCCATCTTCGACGGCAAGAACAACCACATCCGCAGGGGAGGAGAGCGCCAGCACGAGACCTCCCTCAACAAGAACTCCATCACCAACACCGCCAACTTCAAGAAGCTCGCCCTCCTGCAGACCAACGAGGACTTCAAGATGAACAAGTTCACCCTACCCAAGACTGCCGCCACCGTCACCAGCAACAAGACCGACCACTACATCCCGCCGCCCCACTCCAACAAGACCATCAACGACCTGCCCCTCACGCAGAAGGACATCTCCCACCCGCTCAGGGAGGCCTCCTGCCTGCCTCCGCCCGAGCCGGCCTACGACCGCAAGTTGCTGGCCAAGCAGCTGCTGAGCCAGATCCACCTCTGCAGGTTCATGTACAAGCTGATCATGCGCATGGGCGACCGCCTCTCCCAGCAGCGCAACGACGAGCTGGCCGCCCTCAAGGACTCGCTGACCGGCGCCATCTTCGAGAAACTGGCAGAGGTCGAGGAACTGAAGCTGCTGCCCGCCAAACTGGCTGCCGACTTCAAGGACTCGCCCGACTTCGCCAAAATCGCGCAAATCATCCAGCAGTATCTGGCCAAGTACAGGAAGGACCTGGCGGGGTTCGCGGAGGCGAGGGCGTCGGTGGCGCGCTGA
- the LOC116244740 gene encoding uncharacterized protein LOC116244740, with amino-acid sequence MEAIQRFLREYDSIIVNRLETQTRQPSLYFSAILIDHEQSYELMKLLMAHGANAHFKDNYQQTVLFYVCREGKEKCLDLLLEAGLSLDDEDIYGQTPLFYAAKENRLNIIHKLIEKKAQQTPLFYAAREGHLEMCKILIEAGCDLAHQDTAHKLASHYAKKYGKNEVFEYLANEYQSLKDQKKIQSDSRQESNPEEKVVAKAKKKREANAANQTTKALYRLYRSDAFGNSNEIKAKEAWVKIAQKVLSICWKSKGGYYFHEAVDPSKYGIDDYFDIIAEPMDFGMIKRKLTFNVYNNVAEFIYDMKLVFDNCVKYNGIENLIAKHAIEIKNLFEENMKQTGFMN; translated from the exons ATGGAAGCCATTCAGCGCTTCCTCAGGGAGTACGACTCGATCATAGTGAACAGGCTGGAAACGCAAACCAGACAGCCCTCGCTCTACTTCTCCGCTATCCTCATCGACCACGAACAGTCCTACGAACTGATGAAACTGCTCATGGCCCACGGAGCCAACGCACACTTCAAAGACAATTACCAGCAGACCGTCCTCTTCTATGTCTGCAGGGAGGGCAAAGAGAAGTGCCTTGATCTGCTCCTGGAGGCCGGACTAAGCCTAGACGATGAGGATATTTACGGTCAGACTCCCCTCTTCTACGCTGCCAAGGAAAATCGGCTAAATATCATCCACAAGCTCATCGAAAAGAAGG CTCAGCAGACCCCTCTCTTCTACGCTGCCCGCGAAGGACACCTGGAGATGTGCAAGATATTGATCGAGGCGGGATGCGATTTGGCCCACCAGGACACTGCTCATAAATTGGCCAGTCACTACGCCAAAAAATATGGTAAGAATGAGGTTTTTGAATATCTTGCCAACGAGTATCAGTCCCTCAAGGACCAGAAAAAGATACAGTCTGACAGCCGCCAGGAAAGCAATCCCGAAGAGAAAGTGGTGGCCAAGGCAAAAAAGAAACGCGAAGCCAATGCTGCCAACCAGACCACTAAGGCGCTCTACCGCCTCTACCGTTCTGACGCTTTCGGCAACTCCAACGAG ATAAAAGCGAAGGAGGCCTGGGTGAAGATTGCACAGAAGGTGCTATCGATATGCTGGAAATCGAAGGGCGGTTACTACTTCCACGAGGCAGTGGACCCCAGCAAGTACGGCATCGACGACTACTTCGACATAATCGCGGAGCCGATGGACTTCGGGATGATAAAGCGGAAGCTGACCTTCAACGTCTACAACAACGTGGCGGAGTTCATCTACGATATGAAGTTGGTATTCGACAACTGCGTCAAGTACAATGGCATCGAGAACCTGATCGCCAAGCATGCCATCGAAATCAAGAACCTTTTCGAGGAAAACATGAAGCAGACCGGATTCATGAACTGA